In the Mytilus galloprovincialis chromosome 10, xbMytGall1.hap1.1, whole genome shotgun sequence genome, one interval contains:
- the LOC143049246 gene encoding neuronal acetylcholine receptor subunit beta-3-like encodes MNRFIYCCMVFLQCHLPGLGQTFENVTKLYDDLFSSYRNNITPLNNQSEPFEITLAFYLLSINSFREVEETLVLTGGLAIVWKDTSLSWNPVEYGNINSLDVDSKDVWLPWFYLQNNAKKFEPVGFDSAFRVNINSSGFVNYSPGSILEAKCQTDISKFPFDTQPCLLEFLAWGGGATFYKLISFFEEVNLDFYTKDSNWEVVTRKTYAQIEPEGYYKFHMSLSLKRKPMYYIIMIVLPTMLLSFLNPLVFLLPVESGERISLSMTILLSYAIFLTLVSASIPASSNPMCFLLIVMIIIMLISGLTVVAVIITTKLYYQEDYFPGRIVNCFVHKKTRNQDVTPFDCKKKEKQIYNGKYVSYLLDKFFLVSSYLIIVITLVAYFLYASM; translated from the coding sequence ATGAATCGTTTCATATACTGTTGCATGGTATTTCTCCAATGTCATTTGCCAGGTTTAGGACAAACTTTTGAAAATGTGACAAAACTTTATGACGATCTTTTCAGTAGTTATAGGAATAATATCACACCTCTAAATAATCAATCAGAGCCTTTTGAAATTACACTGGCGTTTTATTTATTATCAATCAACTCTTTTAGAGAAGTCGAGGAAACGCTAGTTCTAACAGGAGGATTAGCTATAGTATGGAAAGACACATCATTATCATGGAATCCTGTAGAATATGGAAATATAAATTCATTGGATGTGGATTCTAAAGATGTATGGTTACCATGGTTTTATCTACAAAACAATGCCAAAAAATTTGAACCAGTTGGATTTGATTCTGCTTTTAGAGTAAATATAAATAGCAGCGGGTTTGTTAATTATTCTCCAGGAAGTATTTTAGAAGCAAAATGTCAAACTGATATTTCTAAATTTCCTTTTGACACCCAACCATGCCTATTAGAATTTCTTGCATGGGGTGGAGGCGCtacattttacaaattgataTCGTTTTTTGAGGAAGTTAATTTAGATTTTTACACAAAGGACTCAAATTGGGAAGTGGTAACTAGAAAAACATATGCACAAATAGAACCAGAAGGTTATTATAAGTTTCATATGAGCCTATCATTAAAACGTAAACCAATGTATTACATAATAATGATTGTCCTTCCAACGATGTTACTGTCCTTTCTTAATCCATTAGTGTTTTTACTTCCGGTAGAATCAGGAGAACGCATATCATTATCAATGACAATACTTTTATCGTACGCCATATTTTTAACGCTTGTTTCAGCATCAATACCAGCATCCTCTAATCCCATGTGTTTCCTGTTGATTGTTATGATTATTATCATGTTGATTAGTGGATTAACGGTAGTGGCTGTCATTATAACGACCAAGCTGTACTACCAGGAAGACTATTTCCCTGGAAGGATCGTGAACTGTTTCGTTCACAAGAAAACAAGGAATCAGGACGTTACTCCTTTTGAttgtaagaaaaaagaaaaacagatctATAATGGAAAATATGTATCTTATTTGCTTGAtaagttttttttagtttcttcctatttaattattGTCATTACTCTTGTGGCATATTTTCTGTATGCAAGTATGTAA